The following proteins are encoded in a genomic region of Oncorhynchus kisutch isolate 150728-3 linkage group LG4, Okis_V2, whole genome shotgun sequence:
- the LOC109889702 gene encoding L-lactate dehydrogenase A chain-like → MTTKEKLITHVLAGEPVGSRSKVTVVGVGMVGMASAVSVLLKDLCDELCLIDVMEDKLKGEVMDLQHGSLFCKTHKIVGDKDYSTTAHSKVVVVTAGARQQEGESRLNLVQRNVNIFKFIIPQIVKYSPNAILLVVSNPVDILTYVAWKLSGFPRHRVIGSGTNLDSGRFRHLMGEKLHLHPSSCHGWIIGEHGDSSVPVWSGVNVAGVSLKGLNPDMGTDADKEDWKHVHKMVVNGAYEVIKLKGYTSWAIGMSVADLVESILKNLHKVHPVSTLVKGMHGVKEEVFLSVPCVLGNSGLTDIIHMTLKPEEEKQLSNSAETLWGVQKELTL, encoded by the exons atGACTACCAAGGAGAAGCTGATCACCCATGTGTTGGCTGGTGAGCCTGTTGGCTCCCGGAGCAAGGTGACAGTTGTTGGCGTCGGCATGGTTGGCATGGCCTCCGCAGTCAGCGTCCTACTCAAG GACCTGTGCGATGAGCTGTGCCTGATTGACGTGATGGAAGATAAACTAAAGGGTGAGGTCATGGACCTGCAGCATGGCAGCCTCTTCTGCAAGACTCACAAGATCGTGGGCGACAAGG ACTACAGTACGACTGCCCACTCCAAGGTGGTGGTGGTCACAGCCGGTGCTCGTCAGCAAGAGGGTGAGAGCCGTCTGAACCTGGTGCAGCGCAACGTCAACATCTTCAAATTCATAATTCCCCAGATCGTCAAGTACAGCCCCAACGCCATCCTGCTGGTTGTCTCCAATCCTG TTGACATCCTAACCTACGTGGCTTGGAAGCTGAGTGGTTTCCCCCGTCACCGCGTCATCGGTTCCGGCACCAACCTGGACTCTGGTCGTTTCCGCCACCTGATGGGCGAGAAGCTACACCTTCACCCATCCAGCTGTCACGGCTGGATCATTGGAGAGCATGGAGACTCCAGCG tgCCCGTATGGAGCGGTGTGAATGTTGCCGGTGTTTCCCTGAAGGGCCTGAACCCAGACATGGGCACAGACGCAGACAAGGAGGACTGGAAGCACGTCCACAAGATGGTGGTCAATGG TGCCTATGAGGTCATCAAGCTGAAGGGTTACACCTCCTGGGCTATCGGCATGTCCGTCGCTGACCTGGTTGAGAGCATCCTGAAGAATCTCCATAAAGTCCACCCTGTATCCACCCTGGTCAAG GGGATGCACggtgtgaaggaggaggtgttTCTCAGCGTGCCCTGCGTGCTGGGAAACAGCGGTCTGACCGACATCATCCATATGACTCTGAAGCCAGAGGAGGAGAAGCAGCTGAGCAACAGCGCTGAGACCCTATGGGGCGTACAGAAAGAGCTCACCTTGTAA